A region of the Pantoea alfalfae genome:
CATCGACAACCTCTATTCGAACGCCGTGAACTACGGCAGCGAATCCGGTACCATCTGGCTTCGCAGTCAGCAGCAGGGCGATCGGATCTGGATTGAGGTCGCGAATAGCGGCTCGCCGATCCCGCCTGAAGAGCAGGCGATGATTTTCGAACCGTTCTACCAGGGCAGCCAGCAGCGTAAAGGGCCGGTGAAAGGCAGCGGGCTGGGATTGAGTATCGCCAAAGATTGCCTGCGCCGGATGCAGGGCGATCTGACGCTGGTCTCCTGCGAGCAGGCTGACGTCTGTTTTCGAATTGAACTGAACACCACAGCCGGGAAAGTCTGACTGATGAAATATTTACCCGCTTTGCTGTTGAGCACGCTGACTACGCTGCTCCTCAGCGGATGTACGACCTCCCCGGCCACCTCCTCTTTGCCGTCAGGCCATCAGGTGGCGGAACCCGAGGTCAGAATCGCTGATTACCTGGCGACCCGTTGCAGTGACCTGTGGCCGATAGAAAATAGTACGGCGCTGGGTAACACCCTCTACTGGATGCGGGCGATCGACTGTGCCGAACGTCTTTCTCCCGCGGAGGCCCGTGCCGAAGCCCATCGCTGGCCGGCTGAAAACTGGTCGCGCGCCTTCAAGCAGGGCGTACTGATGTCCAACGGCAACGTGACGCCTGTTGAACGTCGTCGCTATGTTGAAACCCTGGATCGCTACAGCAGCGATTTTCCGCAGTCTGTGCGCCCGCTGATTCAGCTGTGGCGCAGTAATCAGACCGCGCAGCTTGACCTCAGTGAAGCGCGCACCCGTTATGCCCATCTGCAGCAGAGCAGTGATACGCAGCTTGAGGCGATACGCCAGCAGATGGTGAAACAGCAGCAGCAGCTCAGCGACACGCAGCATAAGCTGGAGCGGCTGACTGACATTGAGCGTCAGCTTTCATCACGCAAAGCCCCGGATGTGTCTGACAGCGGTCACGGCACGGCACTGCCGCAGGATGAGGAGCAATAATGGTGAGGCAAGCGGCAAAATTGCTGCTGGTGGATGACGATCCCAGCCTGCTGAAGCTGCTGGGCATGCGTCTTCGCAGCGAAGGGTATCAGGTCACCACGGCAGGCAGCGGACCCGAAGCGTTGCGCCTGCTGCAGAAAGAGAAAATTGAGCTGGTGATCAGCGATCTGCGTATGGATGAGATGGACGGTCTGGCGCTGTTTGGCGAAATCCAGAAACGCCACACCAACTTGCCAGTGATTATCCTGACGGCGCACGGCTCTATTCCGGACGCGGTCTCTGCCACCCAGCAGGGCGTTTTCAGCTTCCTGACCAAACCAGTAGACAAAGATGCGCTCTATAAAGCCATTGATGAGGCGCTGGCACAGCAGGTGCCGGTCAGTGATGACCGCTGGCGCGAAGCGATTGTCACCCGCAGCCCGCTGATGTTGAAGCTGCTGGAGCAGGCGCACATGGTGGCGCAGTCGGATGTCAGCGTGCTGATTAACGGTCAGAGCGGTACCGGTAAAGAGATGCTGGCGCAGGCGATTCACGCCGCCAGCCCGCGCAACGGCAAGCCGTTTGTCGCCATTAACTGTGGCGCACTGCCGGAGCAACTGCTGGAGTCAGAGCTGTTCGGTCACGCTAAAGGGGCGTTCACCGGTGCCGTCAGTGCCCGTGACGGTTTATTTAAAACCGCTGGCGGCGGCACGCTGTTCCTGGATGAGATTGGCGATATGCCGCAACCGCTGCAGGTGAAATTGCTGCGGGTGCTACAGGAGCGTAAGGTCAGGCCGCTGGGCAGCGATCACGATATTGAGATCGACGTGCGCATCATTTCAGCTACCCATCGCGATCTGCCAAAGGCGATGGAGAAGAAGGAATTCCGTGAGGATCTCTTCTATCGTCTGAATGTGGTGAATCTGAAGATTCCGGCACTGCATCAGCGCACCGAAGATATCCCGCTGCTGGCTAATCATCTGTTACGTCAGGCGGCAGAACGGCATAAACCGCAGATTCGCAGTTTTTCCGTCGATGCAATGAAGCGTCTGATGGCGGCCAGCTGGCCGGGCAACGTGCGTCAGCTGGTGAACGTGATTGAGCAGTGCGTGGCACTGAGTTCATCGCCGGTGATTAGCGATGCGCTGGTGGAGCAGGCCTTAAGCGGTGAAAACAGCGCGTTGCCGACATTTGCGGAGGCGCGCAATCAGTTTGAGCTGAACTATCTGCGCAAGTTGTTGCAGATGACCAAAGGCAATGTGACCAACGCCGCACGTCTGGCCGGGCGTAATCGGACGGAGTTCTATAAGCTGCTGTCTCGTCATGAACTGGACGCCAGTGATTTCAAAGAGTAGCGGGGGCGGCGAAGTGATACCGGGAGGTTGACTGCTCAGGCCCGACGCAGAATGGTTGCAGTCAGCACAATCTGACAGCGCTTGCGGCAACCTGAAGAAACCCGGATATTACCGCCCGACAGCGCCAGTAACATTTATACTTGATAAACCCTCTGACCATGGAGGGAGTGAAAAAGGGTCTGACATGAAAAAGATTGATGCGATTATCAAACCATTCAAACTCGATGATGTTCGTGAAGCCTTAGCGGAAGTGGGCATCACCGGGATGACCGTGAGTGAAGTAAAGGGCTTTGGTCGCCAGAAAGGGCACACCGAGCTGTACCGCGGCGCAGAGTATATGGTCGATTTCTTACCTAAAGTGAAAATCGAGATGGTGGTGGGCGACGATATCGTTGATACCTGCGTCGAGACCATTATGCGCACGGCGCAGACCGGCAAAATCGGTGACGGTAAGATTTTCGTCTTTGACGTGGCGCGTGTAGTGCGTATCCGTACGGGCGAAGAGGATGAAGAGGCGATCTGATAGTCTTTTTATCAGCTCTTTATCAGCATAAAGAAGCCCGCGCTGCGGGCTTTTTTTATGCCTGGGGAGCCTGGGACGAATAGCTTTGAGATCGAGCCAGCTCTGGGAACACGGTCAGATCGGAAAGACGCAAAAGCCAGTCCCTTAGTGCCTCATCTGGAATCGTTGGCTGTGTGATCGCGCCTGCTTAGAGAACACGGACAGATCGGAAAGACGCAAAACCCGCCATCCATGGCGCGGGACGCTTTCCTCTTCTGCCCGTGTTCCCTTCGCTTTGAGCTTATGCGTTGCTGCAAGACTCACATTGGGCAGATTCAATCTGGTACGGTTAGCGGTGAGAGCATTCCCTGCGCTTTTAGCTGATTCATTGCTGTCAGATTTAGATCGGGTTTGCCAGTAATCTAAGCCCGCAGCGCGGGCTTTTTTATCGCTCAATCACATGCCTTTATGCGGGCCAAAGAGTTCGTAATGAATGCGTGTATCTGCCACGCTGGCATCGCGCAGTTGCGCCACCACATGCTGCATAAAGGGCAGCGGACCGCAGAGGTAGAAGTGGGTGTCGGGTGAGGCGAGACGTGCGGAGATCGCGGTGATATCCATCAGACCCTGCGCGTCATAGCGACCGGCATCTTCAGCGGCGGGATCGCGATACCAGACCTCGCTGACGAAATCGGTGAGCTGCGCGCCTGTAGCTATCACTTCCGGGCCAAATGCATGCTGTTTGCCGTTCTCTGCGGCATGCAGCCAGCTGACCGGCGCGCGGTGCTGGCTTGCTGCCAGCGCATGGAGCATCGCCAGCAGCGGCGTCTGACCCACGCCTGCAGAAATCAGCGCCACAGGCGTGACAGGGTCGACCTCAAGGAAGAAGTCGCCGTGCGGTGCGGCGAGCATCAGCTCATCACCCACCTTGCCATTCTGATGCAGCCAGCCGGAGACGGTGCCCTGTGCTTCTCGTTTCACCGCGATGCGATACTCTTTGCCGTTGCTGAGATGCGTCAGCGAGTACTGACGAATCTGGTGATGTTCGAAGCTGGCAGGCTGCAGGTGGACTGTCAGATACTGACCGGGCTTAAAGGCGGCGACCGGGCCGCCATCCACCGGCGTGAAGGTAAAGCTTTTAATCACCTCGCTCTGCTGCTCAATCGCACTGATGCGAAACGCCCGGGTGCCACGCCAGCCGCCGGTTTGCTGCTCTGTGGCCTGATAAATTTCCTCTTCGCGATTGATGAATACCTCTGCCAGCACGCCGTAAGCCTGGCCCCATGCCGCCAGCGCCTCTTCGCCCGGATCCAACAGTTCTTTAATGGTTGCCAGCAGATTTTCACCGACGATGGCGTACTGTGCAGGCTGGATATTCAGGCTGGTATGTTTCTGCGCAATCTTTTCCACCGCAGGCAGCAGCACGGCCAGATTCTCCAGGTTTGCGCCATAGGCGCAGATGGCGTTGAACAGGGCTTCCCGCTGATCGCCATTACGCTGGTTATTCATATTGAAGACGTTTTTAAGTTCCGGATGGTGCGACAGCATGCGGTCATAGAAGTGGGCGGTAAGCTTTGGACCGCAGGCGGCGATGGCAGGCAGGGTCGATTTAACGGTGGCGATGGCGTGTGCATCAAGCATAAAGGCGGCCTCTTATTAAACATGTATTTTAAATGCATCTTATAGCCACTTCGTCTGCGGTGTAAATAATCCAATGAATTTTCTGGTTGTCTGAGTGGCAACTTTTTAGTGCATCAAGAAAGCCTTCGGCACAGCCTGAAGAAAAAACGTGGCGTCTGAACAGAGTAAAAAGGTGTAAAAATGCTGTGCCAGCAGCCAGCCAATCGTTTGCGTAAAAAGAGGCAGCTCACCCTACCTTCACCTGTTAAAACGGTTTACACTGTGGGCCTTCGCCCCTGAAGGGGGGTAAATACCGTCAGAAAGTTAGCTGAGTCAGGAGATCCGGATGTTAAAGCGTGATATGAACATTGCCGATTACGATGCCGAGTTGTGGCAGGCGATGGAGCAGGAGACAGTGCGTCAGGAAGAGCACATTGAACTGATTGCTTCTGAAAACTACACCAGCCCGCGTGTTATGCAGGCACAGGGTTCTCAGCTCACCAATAAATACGCTGAAGGCTATCCGGGCAAACGCTACTACGGCGGCTGTGAGTACGTTGATATCGTTGAGCAGCTGGCGATCGATCGCGCAAAAGAACTGTTTGGTGCCGATTACGCTAACGTGCAGCCACACTCAGGTTCACAGGCTAATTTTGCGGTTTACACCGCGCTGCTGCAGCCGGGCGATACTATTCTGGGGATGAACCTGGCGCACGGTGGGCACCTGACTCACGGCTCACCGGTTAACCTGTCCGGCAAACTCTATAACGTGGTGGCTTACGGTATCGATGAGACCGGTAAAATTGACTACGACGAACTGGCTGAACTGGCGAAAACCCACAAGCCAAAAATGATCGTAGGCGGATTCTCGGCGTACTCCGGCGTCTGTGACTGGGCGAAAATGCGCGAAATCGCAGACAGCGTGGGAGCCTGGCTGTTTGTCGATATGGCACACGTTGCTGGCCTGATTGCTGCTGACGTTTACCCAAGTCCGATCCCGCATGCGCACATCGTGACCTCCACCACCCACAAAACGCTGGCGGGTCCGCGCGGCGGCATCATTCTGGCGAAAAACGGTGATGAAGATTTCTATAAGAAACTGAACTCTGCTGTCTTCCCTGGCGGTCAGGGTGGTCCACTGATGCACGTTATCGCCGGTAAAGCGGTTGCCTTCAAAGAGGCGATGGAGCCGGAGTTCAAAACCTACCAGCAGCAGGTGGCAAAAAACGCCAAAGCGATGGTAGAAGTGCTGATCGAGCGTGGCTATGACATCGTGTCTGGCGGCACGCATAACCATCTGTTCCTGATCGATCTGGTGAGCAAGAACCTGACCGGTAAAGAAGCCGATGCGGCGCTGGGCCGTGCCAACATCACGGTTAACAAGAACAGCGTGCCAAACGATCCGAAAAGCCCGTTTGTGACGTCTGGTATCCGTATCGGTACACCAGCGGTTACCCGTCGTGGCTTCAAAGAGGCAGACGTACGCGAGCTGGCTGGCTGGATCGCCGATGTGCTGGATAACATCAATGACGAAGCGACCATTGAGCGCACCAAGAAGAAAGTGCTGGATATCTGCAGCCGTCTGCCGGTCTACGCTTAATCGCTAACCTGTTGTGAGACAGCATAAAAAGGATGGCATCTGCCATCCTTTTTTATTGCCTGTGCCGCAGGGCTCTGCCAGAGTAGCGCCCACTTATGCTGCGAAGCAGCAAACCTGCTGGAGGGAATATGGCAATCGGCTCCGCCAGATGGCTCGGATTGGGCTACTTCACTTACTTCTTCTGTTACGGCATCTATCTGCCATTCTGGGGCGTGTGGCTGAAAGGCACCGGTCTGGATGCTGAGAAGATTGGCCTGCTGCTCGGCTGTGGTATGGTTGCGCGCTTCGTCGGTAGTCTGCTTATTGCCTCGCAGGTTAAGAATCCCGGCCGGTTAATTACGGCGCTGCGTCTGCTGGCGCTGATGACCTCTCTGTTTGCTGCCGGTTTCTGGGTGGGTGAGCAGTGGATGTGGCTGCTGACTGTGATGATCGGCTT
Encoded here:
- the qseG gene encoding two-component system QseEF-associated lipoprotein QseG, giving the protein MKYLPALLLSTLTTLLLSGCTTSPATSSLPSGHQVAEPEVRIADYLATRCSDLWPIENSTALGNTLYWMRAIDCAERLSPAEARAEAHRWPAENWSRAFKQGVLMSNGNVTPVERRRYVETLDRYSSDFPQSVRPLIQLWRSNQTAQLDLSEARTRYAHLQQSSDTQLEAIRQQMVKQQQQLSDTQHKLERLTDIERQLSSRKAPDVSDSGHGTALPQDEEQ
- the glrR gene encoding two-component system response regulator GlrR is translated as MVRQAAKLLLVDDDPSLLKLLGMRLRSEGYQVTTAGSGPEALRLLQKEKIELVISDLRMDEMDGLALFGEIQKRHTNLPVIILTAHGSIPDAVSATQQGVFSFLTKPVDKDALYKAIDEALAQQVPVSDDRWREAIVTRSPLMLKLLEQAHMVAQSDVSVLINGQSGTGKEMLAQAIHAASPRNGKPFVAINCGALPEQLLESELFGHAKGAFTGAVSARDGLFKTAGGGTLFLDEIGDMPQPLQVKLLRVLQERKVRPLGSDHDIEIDVRIISATHRDLPKAMEKKEFREDLFYRLNVVNLKIPALHQRTEDIPLLANHLLRQAAERHKPQIRSFSVDAMKRLMAASWPGNVRQLVNVIEQCVALSSSPVISDALVEQALSGENSALPTFAEARNQFELNYLRKLLQMTKGNVTNAARLAGRNRTEFYKLLSRHELDASDFKE
- the glnB gene encoding nitrogen regulatory protein P-II is translated as MKKIDAIIKPFKLDDVREALAEVGITGMTVSEVKGFGRQKGHTELYRGAEYMVDFLPKVKIEMVVGDDIVDTCVETIMRTAQTGKIGDGKIFVFDVARVVRIRTGEEDEEAI
- the hmpA gene encoding NO-inducible flavohemoprotein, which produces MLDAHAIATVKSTLPAIAACGPKLTAHFYDRMLSHHPELKNVFNMNNQRNGDQREALFNAICAYGANLENLAVLLPAVEKIAQKHTSLNIQPAQYAIVGENLLATIKELLDPGEEALAAWGQAYGVLAEVFINREEEIYQATEQQTGGWRGTRAFRISAIEQQSEVIKSFTFTPVDGGPVAAFKPGQYLTVHLQPASFEHHQIRQYSLTHLSNGKEYRIAVKREAQGTVSGWLHQNGKVGDELMLAAPHGDFFLEVDPVTPVALISAGVGQTPLLAMLHALAASQHRAPVSWLHAAENGKQHAFGPEVIATGAQLTDFVSEVWYRDPAAEDAGRYDAQGLMDITAISARLASPDTHFYLCGPLPFMQHVVAQLRDASVADTRIHYELFGPHKGM
- the glyA gene encoding serine hydroxymethyltransferase, with product MLKRDMNIADYDAELWQAMEQETVRQEEHIELIASENYTSPRVMQAQGSQLTNKYAEGYPGKRYYGGCEYVDIVEQLAIDRAKELFGADYANVQPHSGSQANFAVYTALLQPGDTILGMNLAHGGHLTHGSPVNLSGKLYNVVAYGIDETGKIDYDELAELAKTHKPKMIVGGFSAYSGVCDWAKMREIADSVGAWLFVDMAHVAGLIAADVYPSPIPHAHIVTSTTHKTLAGPRGGIILAKNGDEDFYKKLNSAVFPGGQGGPLMHVIAGKAVAFKEAMEPEFKTYQQQVAKNAKAMVEVLIERGYDIVSGGTHNHLFLIDLVSKNLTGKEADAALGRANITVNKNSVPNDPKSPFVTSGIRIGTPAVTRRGFKEADVRELAGWIADVLDNINDEATIERTKKKVLDICSRLPVYA